From a region of the Candidatus Effluviviaceae Genus V sp. genome:
- the rpmB gene encoding 50S ribosomal protein L28, whose product MSKRCEICGKRPRVGHNVSHSHNTTKRRWLPNLQRVK is encoded by the coding sequence ATGTCGAAGCGATGCGAGATCTGCGGCAAGAGGCCCCGGGTGGGACACAACGTCAGCCACTCGCACAACACCACGAAGCGCAGGTGGCTTCCCAATCTCCAGCGGGTCAAG